The Priestia aryabhattai genome includes the window AAAACAAGGCTTCAGTATCGTACGGACATGGTAGTTGAAATCATATCAGACTTATTGTTTCAAACAGTTAACTTGATTTTTATTTTAGTTGTATTTGGTCATACTCAGTCACTGCACGGATGGTCACGAGAGGAAATTATCTTTATTTATGGTTTCTTTTTAGTCCCTTTTGCTATTTTTTCGTCTTTCTTTAACATTTGGGATTTCAACGAGCGCTACATTGTTAAAGGAGAAATGGACCGAATTTTAACGCGGCCGATTCATAGTTTGTTTCAAGTTATTTTAGAGCGGATAGAACTAGAATCATTGTTTGGTGGTATCACAGGGATTGCAGTAATGGCTTACGCTGCGTCTTCTTTACATCTTCATTTCCAGTGGTATGATGTTTTTATTTTTCTGTTATTTATTTTAGGAGGAGCGCTTGTATACGCAGGGATTTTCATCGCCTTAGCAAGCATAGGCTTCTGGTCGGATGCAAGAACCTCTATTATGCCTACTATTTATAATATTGGAAACTACGGAAGGTATCCCGTAGATATTTATAATAATGTCATCCGATATGTTTTAACGTGGATTCTTCCTTTTGCATTTGTAGGCGTATATCCAGCTGCTTATTTCTTAGGAAGGTCAGAATGGTACGGATATGCATTTTTAACCCCAGTGATGGGAATCGTCTTTTTTGTAATCTCTATTTTCTTATGGAATACAGGTGTCAAAAAATACAGAGGAGCAGGTAATTAAATGCCTGCTCTTTTTCGTGGCTTCGGAGTAGTAATGAACGGACAAGAACGCGCGTATAGTGGTAATAGAGTATAAATTAAAGGAGTAGAATGATGGTTATTTTTCTAATCCTCGTTATCATTGTGTTTGTAATTGGTAGTATGAAGTTTCTCTTTGAAAAAGAACTTGGAGAATTTCATTTTTTCTCAATTGGTCATTTCTTTGTCTTGTTTTATTCATATATCACAGTTTTATTGGGATTTAGCCTTATTTACACGGTGTGTGAAATGGGAAGTATTCCGGTGTTAAGCGGAGGGTTTGAGCATGAAGGTCATTATTTTTACACGCTGTTTAACAGCATGTATTTCAGCGCAGCGACGTTATTTTCAGTAGGATACGGAGATATGTATCCGGTTGGAGTTGGGAAATTATTTGCAACTTTTGAAGCGTTTATCGGCTATATTATGCCTGCAATCTTTGTGATGCGAACAGTTACCCGCACTTAAACTTGTCATCTTATCTAATATTGGGTACGCTATTCAAAGAAAATGAAAAGCGTAAAGGAGAAGATAAATATGACAGCTGTAGTCGGAGAAAAAGCACCCGATTTTGTATTGATGTCTACAAATGGAGAGCAAGTATCACTCGCGTCGATGAAAGGGAAAAACGTTGTGCTGTATTTTTATCCGAAAGATATGACGCCAGGCTGTACAACAGAAGCCTGTGATTTCAGAGATCAGCATGAAAATTTTGAAGAGCTAGATGCAATGATTCTAGGAGTGAGCCCTGATCCAATCGACAAACACCATAAGTTTATTGATAAGCACGGCCTTCCATTCTTACTTTTAGCTGACGAAGATCATAGCGTAGCTGAAGAGTATGGAGTATGGAAACTGAAAAAAAACTTTGGAAAAGAATATATGGGCATTGAGCGCTCCACTTTTATCGTTAATAAAGAAGGAATGCTCGTAAAAGAGTATCGCAAGGTTCGAGTGAAAGGGCATGTAGAAGAAGCTTTATCATTTATTAAAGAAAAAATGGCATAAAAACAGGCAGATAACTAGAGCAGTTTTTGTCTTTGAACATACAATATCAGTGTAGGGCATACCTCCTCAGATGTTAATATATTTAAAAGTGTGGATAGATTTCCACACTTCTTTTTTTTACATAAAATATATGAATAATTTTTACTTATTACATAAAATAGGAATAGGCATCAAGTTGACAAAACGTGGGTAAAACATGTAGACTAATTATAAGAATTATAAAGTAATAATACTTACAGAAGAGGGGTGCATGACGTGTCAAATCATTTACAAGAAGCCCTTGAAACGTTAAAAGGTACTGGCGTTCGTATTACACCACAACGTCATGCTATTTTAGAGTATTTAATCAATTCCATGACACATCCAACAGCAGATGATATTTATAAAGCGCTGGAAGGTAAGTTTCCAAATATGAGTGTAGCAACCGTTTACAATAATTTAAGAGTATTTCGCGAAGTAGGTATTGTAAAGGAACTAACATACGGTGATGCATCAAGCCGGTTTGATTACGTTACAACAGAGCATTACCATGTAATTTGCGAAAGCTGCGGAAAAATTGTAGATTTTCATTATCCTGGTTTAGACGAAGTAGAAAAGCTGGCTGCTCATATTACTGACTTTGATATTAGTCATCACCGAATGGAGATTTACGGAACGTGTCCTGATTGTACAGCTAAAAAAGCGCACTAATAAGCTGATAGTAGTGATACTATCAGCTTTCTTTTT containing:
- the bcp gene encoding thioredoxin-dependent thiol peroxidase, translating into MTAVVGEKAPDFVLMSTNGEQVSLASMKGKNVVLYFYPKDMTPGCTTEACDFRDQHENFEELDAMILGVSPDPIDKHHKFIDKHGLPFLLLADEDHSVAEEYGVWKLKKNFGKEYMGIERSTFIVNKEGMLVKEYRKVRVKGHVEEALSFIKEKMA
- a CDS encoding ABC transporter permease — its product is MFYFSIFFQYIGQYMKTRLQYRTDMVVEIISDLLFQTVNLIFILVVFGHTQSLHGWSREEIIFIYGFFLVPFAIFSSFFNIWDFNERYIVKGEMDRILTRPIHSLFQVILERIELESLFGGITGIAVMAYAASSLHLHFQWYDVFIFLLFILGGALVYAGIFIALASIGFWSDARTSIMPTIYNIGNYGRYPVDIYNNVIRYVLTWILPFAFVGVYPAAYFLGRSEWYGYAFLTPVMGIVFFVISIFLWNTGVKKYRGAGN
- a CDS encoding ion channel — its product is MVIFLILVIIVFVIGSMKFLFEKELGEFHFFSIGHFFVLFYSYITVLLGFSLIYTVCEMGSIPVLSGGFEHEGHYFYTLFNSMYFSAATLFSVGYGDMYPVGVGKLFATFEAFIGYIMPAIFVMRTVTRT
- the perR gene encoding peroxide-responsive transcriptional repressor PerR produces the protein MSNHLQEALETLKGTGVRITPQRHAILEYLINSMTHPTADDIYKALEGKFPNMSVATVYNNLRVFREVGIVKELTYGDASSRFDYVTTEHYHVICESCGKIVDFHYPGLDEVEKLAAHITDFDISHHRMEIYGTCPDCTAKKAH